Proteins encoded together in one Eubalaena glacialis isolate mEubGla1 chromosome 7, mEubGla1.1.hap2.+ XY, whole genome shotgun sequence window:
- the UBA3 gene encoding NEDD8-activating enzyme E1 catalytic subunit isoform X4: protein MAVDGGCGDTGDWEGRWNHVKKFLERSGPFTHPDFEPSTESLQFLLDTCKVLVIGAGGLGCELLKNLGLSGFRQIHVIDMDTIDVSNLNRQFLFRPKDVGRPKAEVAAEFLNDRVPNCNVVPHFNKIQDFNDTFYRQFHIIVCGLDSVIARRWINGMLISLLNYEDGVLDPSSIVPLIDGGTEGFKGNARVILPGMTACVECTLELYPPQVNFPMCTIASMPRLPEHCIEYVRILQWPKEQPFGEGVPLDGDDPDHIQWIFQKSLERASQYNIRGITYRLTQGVVKRIIPAVASTNAAIAAVCATEVFKIATSAYIPLNNYLVFNDVDGLYTYTFEAERKENCPACSQLPQNIQFSPSAKLQEVLDYLTNSASLQMKSPAITATLEGKNRTLYLQSVTSIEERTRPNLSKTLKELGLVDGQELAVADVTTPQTVLFKLHFTS from the exons ATGGCTGTTGATGGTGGGTGTGGGGACACTGGAGACTGGGAAGGTCGCTGGAACCATGTAAAGAAGTTCCTCGAGCGATCTGGACCCTTCACACACCCTGATTTCGAACCGAGCACTGAA TCTCTCCAGTTTTTGTTAGATACGTGTAAAGTTCTAGTCATTGGAGCTGGCGGCTTAGGATGTGAGCTCCTGAAAAATCtg GGCTTGTCTGGTTTTAGGCAGATTCATGTTATAGACATGGACACTATAGATGTTTCCAATCTAAATAGGCAATTTTTATTTAG GCCTAAAGATGTTGGAAGACCTAAGGCTGAAGTTGCTGCAGAATTTCTAAATGACAGAGTTCCTAATTGCAATGTAGTTCC ACATTTCAACAAGATTCAGGATTTTAACGACACTTTCTATCGAC aatttcatataattgtATGCGGACTGGATTCTGTCATAGCCAGAAGATGGATAAATGGCATGCTG ATATCTCTTCTAAATTATGAAGATGGTGTATTAGATCCAAGCTCCATTGTCCCTTTGATAGATGGGGGGACAGAAGGTTTTAAAGGAAATGCCCGGGTGATTCTGCCTGGAATGACTGCTTGTGTTGAATGCACACTGGAACTGTACCCACCACAG GTTAATTTTCCTATGTGCACCATTGCGTCGATGCCCAGGCTACCAGAACACTGTATTGAATATGTAAGGATATTGCAGTGGCCTAAGGAGCAGCCTTTTGGAG AAGGGGTTCCATTAGACGGCGATGATCCTGATCATATTCAGTGGATTTTCCAAAAATCCCTGGAGAGAGCATCACAATATAACATTAGGGGTATTACGTATAGACTCACTCAAG GGGTAGTAAAACGAATCATTCCTGCAGTAGCTTCCACAAATGCAGCCATTGCAG CTGTGTGTGCCACTGAGGTTTTTAAAATAGCCACAAG TGCATATATTCCCCTTAATAATTACTTGGTATTCAATGATGTAGATGGACTGTACACATACACATTTGAAGCAGAGAGAAAG GAAAACTGCCCAGCTTGTAGCCAGCTTCCTCAAAACATTCAGTTTTCTCCATCAGCTAAACTGCAGGAGGTTTTGGATTATCTAACCAATAGTGCTTCTCT gCAGATGAAATCTCCAGCTATCACAGCCAcattagagggaaaaaatagaACACTTTACTTACAG TCAGTAACCTCTATTGAAGAACGAACAAGGCCAAATCTCTCCAAGACATTGAAAG aattggGACTCGTTGATGGGCAAGAACTGGCAGTTGCTGATGTCACTACACCACAGACTGTACTGTTCAAACTTCATTTTACTTCTTAA
- the UBA3 gene encoding NEDD8-activating enzyme E1 catalytic subunit isoform X2: MADGEEPEKKRRRIEELLAEKMAVDGGCGDTGDWEGRWNHVKKFLERSGPFTHPDFEPSTESLQFLLDTCKVLVIGAGGLGCELLKNLGLSGFRQIHVIDMDTIDVSNLNRQFLFRPKDVGRPKAEVAAEFLNDRVPNCNVVPHFNKIQDFNDTFYRQFHIIVCGLDSVIARRWINGMLISLLNYEDGVLDPSSIVPLIDGGTEGFKGNARVILPGMTACVECTLELYPPQVNFPMCTIASMPRLPEHCIEYVRILQWPKEQPFGGVPLDGDDPDHIQWIFQKSLERASQYNIRGITYRLTQGVVKRIIPAVASTNAAIAAVCATEVFKIATSAYIPLNNYLVFNDVDGLYTYTFEAERKENCPACSQLPQNIQFSPSAKLQEVLDYLTNSASLQMKSPAITATLEGKNRTLYLQSVTSIEERTRPNLSKTLKELGLVDGQELAVADVTTPQTVLFKLHFTS; this comes from the exons ATGGCGGATGGTGAGGAGCC ggagaagaaaagaaggagaataGAGGAGCTGCTGGCTGAGAA AATGGCTGTTGATGGTGGGTGTGGGGACACTGGAGACTGGGAAGGTCGCTGGAACCATGTAAAGAAGTTCCTCGAGCGATCTGGACCCTTCACACACCCTGATTTCGAACCGAGCACTGAA TCTCTCCAGTTTTTGTTAGATACGTGTAAAGTTCTAGTCATTGGAGCTGGCGGCTTAGGATGTGAGCTCCTGAAAAATCtg GGCTTGTCTGGTTTTAGGCAGATTCATGTTATAGACATGGACACTATAGATGTTTCCAATCTAAATAGGCAATTTTTATTTAG GCCTAAAGATGTTGGAAGACCTAAGGCTGAAGTTGCTGCAGAATTTCTAAATGACAGAGTTCCTAATTGCAATGTAGTTCC ACATTTCAACAAGATTCAGGATTTTAACGACACTTTCTATCGAC aatttcatataattgtATGCGGACTGGATTCTGTCATAGCCAGAAGATGGATAAATGGCATGCTG ATATCTCTTCTAAATTATGAAGATGGTGTATTAGATCCAAGCTCCATTGTCCCTTTGATAGATGGGGGGACAGAAGGTTTTAAAGGAAATGCCCGGGTGATTCTGCCTGGAATGACTGCTTGTGTTGAATGCACACTGGAACTGTACCCACCACAG GTTAATTTTCCTATGTGCACCATTGCGTCGATGCCCAGGCTACCAGAACACTGTATTGAATATGTAAGGATATTGCAGTGGCCTAAGGAGCAGCCTTTTGGAG GGGTTCCATTAGACGGCGATGATCCTGATCATATTCAGTGGATTTTCCAAAAATCCCTGGAGAGAGCATCACAATATAACATTAGGGGTATTACGTATAGACTCACTCAAG GGGTAGTAAAACGAATCATTCCTGCAGTAGCTTCCACAAATGCAGCCATTGCAG CTGTGTGTGCCACTGAGGTTTTTAAAATAGCCACAAG TGCATATATTCCCCTTAATAATTACTTGGTATTCAATGATGTAGATGGACTGTACACATACACATTTGAAGCAGAGAGAAAG GAAAACTGCCCAGCTTGTAGCCAGCTTCCTCAAAACATTCAGTTTTCTCCATCAGCTAAACTGCAGGAGGTTTTGGATTATCTAACCAATAGTGCTTCTCT gCAGATGAAATCTCCAGCTATCACAGCCAcattagagggaaaaaatagaACACTTTACTTACAG TCAGTAACCTCTATTGAAGAACGAACAAGGCCAAATCTCTCCAAGACATTGAAAG aattggGACTCGTTGATGGGCAAGAACTGGCAGTTGCTGATGTCACTACACCACAGACTGTACTGTTCAAACTTCATTTTACTTCTTAA
- the UBA3 gene encoding NEDD8-activating enzyme E1 catalytic subunit isoform X1 yields MADGEEPEKKRRRIEELLAEKMAVDGGCGDTGDWEGRWNHVKKFLERSGPFTHPDFEPSTESLQFLLDTCKVLVIGAGGLGCELLKNLGLSGFRQIHVIDMDTIDVSNLNRQFLFRPKDVGRPKAEVAAEFLNDRVPNCNVVPHFNKIQDFNDTFYRQFHIIVCGLDSVIARRWINGMLISLLNYEDGVLDPSSIVPLIDGGTEGFKGNARVILPGMTACVECTLELYPPQVNFPMCTIASMPRLPEHCIEYVRILQWPKEQPFGEGVPLDGDDPDHIQWIFQKSLERASQYNIRGITYRLTQGVVKRIIPAVASTNAAIAAVCATEVFKIATSAYIPLNNYLVFNDVDGLYTYTFEAERKENCPACSQLPQNIQFSPSAKLQEVLDYLTNSASLQMKSPAITATLEGKNRTLYLQSVTSIEERTRPNLSKTLKELGLVDGQELAVADVTTPQTVLFKLHFTS; encoded by the exons ATGGCGGATGGTGAGGAGCC ggagaagaaaagaaggagaataGAGGAGCTGCTGGCTGAGAA AATGGCTGTTGATGGTGGGTGTGGGGACACTGGAGACTGGGAAGGTCGCTGGAACCATGTAAAGAAGTTCCTCGAGCGATCTGGACCCTTCACACACCCTGATTTCGAACCGAGCACTGAA TCTCTCCAGTTTTTGTTAGATACGTGTAAAGTTCTAGTCATTGGAGCTGGCGGCTTAGGATGTGAGCTCCTGAAAAATCtg GGCTTGTCTGGTTTTAGGCAGATTCATGTTATAGACATGGACACTATAGATGTTTCCAATCTAAATAGGCAATTTTTATTTAG GCCTAAAGATGTTGGAAGACCTAAGGCTGAAGTTGCTGCAGAATTTCTAAATGACAGAGTTCCTAATTGCAATGTAGTTCC ACATTTCAACAAGATTCAGGATTTTAACGACACTTTCTATCGAC aatttcatataattgtATGCGGACTGGATTCTGTCATAGCCAGAAGATGGATAAATGGCATGCTG ATATCTCTTCTAAATTATGAAGATGGTGTATTAGATCCAAGCTCCATTGTCCCTTTGATAGATGGGGGGACAGAAGGTTTTAAAGGAAATGCCCGGGTGATTCTGCCTGGAATGACTGCTTGTGTTGAATGCACACTGGAACTGTACCCACCACAG GTTAATTTTCCTATGTGCACCATTGCGTCGATGCCCAGGCTACCAGAACACTGTATTGAATATGTAAGGATATTGCAGTGGCCTAAGGAGCAGCCTTTTGGAG AAGGGGTTCCATTAGACGGCGATGATCCTGATCATATTCAGTGGATTTTCCAAAAATCCCTGGAGAGAGCATCACAATATAACATTAGGGGTATTACGTATAGACTCACTCAAG GGGTAGTAAAACGAATCATTCCTGCAGTAGCTTCCACAAATGCAGCCATTGCAG CTGTGTGTGCCACTGAGGTTTTTAAAATAGCCACAAG TGCATATATTCCCCTTAATAATTACTTGGTATTCAATGATGTAGATGGACTGTACACATACACATTTGAAGCAGAGAGAAAG GAAAACTGCCCAGCTTGTAGCCAGCTTCCTCAAAACATTCAGTTTTCTCCATCAGCTAAACTGCAGGAGGTTTTGGATTATCTAACCAATAGTGCTTCTCT gCAGATGAAATCTCCAGCTATCACAGCCAcattagagggaaaaaatagaACACTTTACTTACAG TCAGTAACCTCTATTGAAGAACGAACAAGGCCAAATCTCTCCAAGACATTGAAAG aattggGACTCGTTGATGGGCAAGAACTGGCAGTTGCTGATGTCACTACACCACAGACTGTACTGTTCAAACTTCATTTTACTTCTTAA
- the UBA3 gene encoding NEDD8-activating enzyme E1 catalytic subunit isoform X3, with protein sequence MADGEEPMAVDGGCGDTGDWEGRWNHVKKFLERSGPFTHPDFEPSTESLQFLLDTCKVLVIGAGGLGCELLKNLGLSGFRQIHVIDMDTIDVSNLNRQFLFRPKDVGRPKAEVAAEFLNDRVPNCNVVPHFNKIQDFNDTFYRQFHIIVCGLDSVIARRWINGMLISLLNYEDGVLDPSSIVPLIDGGTEGFKGNARVILPGMTACVECTLELYPPQVNFPMCTIASMPRLPEHCIEYVRILQWPKEQPFGEGVPLDGDDPDHIQWIFQKSLERASQYNIRGITYRLTQGVVKRIIPAVASTNAAIAAVCATEVFKIATSAYIPLNNYLVFNDVDGLYTYTFEAERKENCPACSQLPQNIQFSPSAKLQEVLDYLTNSASLQMKSPAITATLEGKNRTLYLQSVTSIEERTRPNLSKTLKELGLVDGQELAVADVTTPQTVLFKLHFTS encoded by the exons ATGGCGGATGGTGAGGAGCC AATGGCTGTTGATGGTGGGTGTGGGGACACTGGAGACTGGGAAGGTCGCTGGAACCATGTAAAGAAGTTCCTCGAGCGATCTGGACCCTTCACACACCCTGATTTCGAACCGAGCACTGAA TCTCTCCAGTTTTTGTTAGATACGTGTAAAGTTCTAGTCATTGGAGCTGGCGGCTTAGGATGTGAGCTCCTGAAAAATCtg GGCTTGTCTGGTTTTAGGCAGATTCATGTTATAGACATGGACACTATAGATGTTTCCAATCTAAATAGGCAATTTTTATTTAG GCCTAAAGATGTTGGAAGACCTAAGGCTGAAGTTGCTGCAGAATTTCTAAATGACAGAGTTCCTAATTGCAATGTAGTTCC ACATTTCAACAAGATTCAGGATTTTAACGACACTTTCTATCGAC aatttcatataattgtATGCGGACTGGATTCTGTCATAGCCAGAAGATGGATAAATGGCATGCTG ATATCTCTTCTAAATTATGAAGATGGTGTATTAGATCCAAGCTCCATTGTCCCTTTGATAGATGGGGGGACAGAAGGTTTTAAAGGAAATGCCCGGGTGATTCTGCCTGGAATGACTGCTTGTGTTGAATGCACACTGGAACTGTACCCACCACAG GTTAATTTTCCTATGTGCACCATTGCGTCGATGCCCAGGCTACCAGAACACTGTATTGAATATGTAAGGATATTGCAGTGGCCTAAGGAGCAGCCTTTTGGAG AAGGGGTTCCATTAGACGGCGATGATCCTGATCATATTCAGTGGATTTTCCAAAAATCCCTGGAGAGAGCATCACAATATAACATTAGGGGTATTACGTATAGACTCACTCAAG GGGTAGTAAAACGAATCATTCCTGCAGTAGCTTCCACAAATGCAGCCATTGCAG CTGTGTGTGCCACTGAGGTTTTTAAAATAGCCACAAG TGCATATATTCCCCTTAATAATTACTTGGTATTCAATGATGTAGATGGACTGTACACATACACATTTGAAGCAGAGAGAAAG GAAAACTGCCCAGCTTGTAGCCAGCTTCCTCAAAACATTCAGTTTTCTCCATCAGCTAAACTGCAGGAGGTTTTGGATTATCTAACCAATAGTGCTTCTCT gCAGATGAAATCTCCAGCTATCACAGCCAcattagagggaaaaaatagaACACTTTACTTACAG TCAGTAACCTCTATTGAAGAACGAACAAGGCCAAATCTCTCCAAGACATTGAAAG aattggGACTCGTTGATGGGCAAGAACTGGCAGTTGCTGATGTCACTACACCACAGACTGTACTGTTCAAACTTCATTTTACTTCTTAA